Proteins co-encoded in one Erinaceus europaeus chromosome X, mEriEur2.1, whole genome shotgun sequence genomic window:
- the HSD17B10 gene encoding 3-hydroxyacyl-CoA dehydrogenase type-2 isoform X1: MSYPGQIQRRLGSGGEGQLSGTLDVQRDWSGCLGGGRRADISRDESRHTKGLVAIITGGASGLGLATAERLVGQGATAVLLDLPNSDGEAQAKKLGKNCAFAPTDVTSEKEVQAALNLAKTKFGRVDVAINCAGIAVAIRTYNSKRNQAHTLEDFQRVLNVNLLGTFNVIRLAAGEMGQNEPDQGGQRGVIINTASVAAFEGQVGQAAYSASKGGIVGMTLPIARDLAPMGIRVMTIAPGLFGTPLLTTLPEKVRNFLASQVPFPSRLGDPSEYAHLVQAIIENPFINGEVIRLDGAIRLQP; this comes from the exons ATGTCTTATCCAGGCCAGATACAAAGGCGGTTGGGCTCGGGAGGTGAAGGTCAACTCTCAGGCACACTTGATGTGCAGCGTGACTGGTCTGGCTGCctgggtgggggaaggagagcGGATATATCCAGAGACGAGAGCAGGCACACCAAA GGCCTGGTCGCTATAATAACAGGAGGAGCCTCAGGTCTAGGTCTGGCCACCGCAGAGCGACTGGTGGGGCAAGGAGCCACTGCTGTACTTCTGGACCTGCCTAACTCAGATGGGGAGGCCCAGGCCAAGAAGTTAGGGAAGAATTGTGCCTTCGCCCCAACTGAT GTGACTTCAGAGAAAGAAGTGCAAGCAGCCCTCAATTTAGCAAAAACAAAGTTTGGCCGTGTGGATGTGGCAATCAACTGTGCTGGCATTGCAGTGGCCATCAGGACGTACAACTCAAAGAGGAACCAGGCTCACACCTTGGAGGACTTCCAGCGAGTTCTCAAT GTGAATCTTTTAGGTACCTTCAACGTGATCCGCCTGGCGGCTGGTGAGATGGGCCAAAATGAACCAGACCAAGGAGGCCAACGTGGGGTCATCATCAATACTGCTAGTGTGGCTGCCTTTGAGGGCCAG GTTGGACAAGCTGCATACTCTGCTTCCAAAGGGGGCATAGTGGGCATGACACTGCCTATTGCTCGAGATCTGGCTCCCATGGGCATCCGAGTAATGACCATTGCTCCAG GTCTATTTGGCACCCCACTGCTAACCACTCTCCCAGAGAAAGTACGAAACTTCCTGGCCAGCCAAGTGCCCTTCCCTAGCCGACTGGGTGACCCTTCTGAATATGCTCATCTGGTACAGGCCATCATTGAGAACCCATTCATCAATGGAGAGGTCATCCGGCTAGATGGGGCCATTCGCCTGCAACCTTGA
- the HSD17B10 gene encoding 3-hydroxyacyl-CoA dehydrogenase type-2 isoform X2: MAAACKSVKGLVAIITGGASGLGLATAERLVGQGATAVLLDLPNSDGEAQAKKLGKNCAFAPTDVTSEKEVQAALNLAKTKFGRVDVAINCAGIAVAIRTYNSKRNQAHTLEDFQRVLNVNLLGTFNVIRLAAGEMGQNEPDQGGQRGVIINTASVAAFEGQVGQAAYSASKGGIVGMTLPIARDLAPMGIRVMTIAPGLFGTPLLTTLPEKVRNFLASQVPFPSRLGDPSEYAHLVQAIIENPFINGEVIRLDGAIRLQP, encoded by the exons ATGGCCGCCGCGTGTAAAAGTGTGAAG GGCCTGGTCGCTATAATAACAGGAGGAGCCTCAGGTCTAGGTCTGGCCACCGCAGAGCGACTGGTGGGGCAAGGAGCCACTGCTGTACTTCTGGACCTGCCTAACTCAGATGGGGAGGCCCAGGCCAAGAAGTTAGGGAAGAATTGTGCCTTCGCCCCAACTGAT GTGACTTCAGAGAAAGAAGTGCAAGCAGCCCTCAATTTAGCAAAAACAAAGTTTGGCCGTGTGGATGTGGCAATCAACTGTGCTGGCATTGCAGTGGCCATCAGGACGTACAACTCAAAGAGGAACCAGGCTCACACCTTGGAGGACTTCCAGCGAGTTCTCAAT GTGAATCTTTTAGGTACCTTCAACGTGATCCGCCTGGCGGCTGGTGAGATGGGCCAAAATGAACCAGACCAAGGAGGCCAACGTGGGGTCATCATCAATACTGCTAGTGTGGCTGCCTTTGAGGGCCAG GTTGGACAAGCTGCATACTCTGCTTCCAAAGGGGGCATAGTGGGCATGACACTGCCTATTGCTCGAGATCTGGCTCCCATGGGCATCCGAGTAATGACCATTGCTCCAG GTCTATTTGGCACCCCACTGCTAACCACTCTCCCAGAGAAAGTACGAAACTTCCTGGCCAGCCAAGTGCCCTTCCCTAGCCGACTGGGTGACCCTTCTGAATATGCTCATCTGGTACAGGCCATCATTGAGAACCCATTCATCAATGGAGAGGTCATCCGGCTAGATGGGGCCATTCGCCTGCAACCTTGA